Proteins co-encoded in one Pseudophryne corroboree isolate aPseCor3 chromosome 1, aPseCor3.hap2, whole genome shotgun sequence genomic window:
- the EMC4 gene encoding ER membrane protein complex subunit 4 isoform X2, translating into MATAANLVAKSGRRFKWAIEFGGGGSRSRADRGAPQDSMYPVGYSDKQVPDTSVQESDHILVEKRCWDIALGPLKQIPMNLFIMYMAGNTISIFPIMMVCMMAWRPIQALLATPATFKLLESSGQRFLQGLVYLIGNLLGLALAVYKCQSMGLLPTHASDWLAFIEPPERMEYTGGGLLL; encoded by the exons ATGGCAACTGCAGCGAATCTGGTTGCAAAAAGTGGCCGCCGCTTTAAGTGGGCCATCGAGTTCGGGGGCGGTGGAAGCAG AAGTCGAGCTGACAGAGGTGCACCACAGGACAGTATGTACCCTGTAGGGTATTCTGACAAACAGGTTCCTGACACTAGCGTACAGGAGTCTGACCACATCCTAGTAGAGAAg CGTTGCTGGGACATTGCTCTTGGACCACTGAAACAGATCCCCATGAACCTGTTTATCATGTATATGGCTGGGAACACAATCTCCATCTTCCCCATTATGATGGTGTGTATGATGGCATGGAGACCCATACAAGCGCTGCTTGCTACACCAGCTA CCTTCAAGCTCCTGGAGAGTTCCGGTCAGCGCTTCCTGCAAGGGCTAGTTTATCTGATTGGAAACCTTTTGGGTCTCGCATTGGCTGTTTACAAGTGTCAGTCTATGGGACTTTTGCCCACCCATGCTTCTGATTGGCTTGCCTTCATTGAACCACCTGAG AGAATGGAATACACTGGCGGAGGCCTCTTATTGTGA
- the EMC4 gene encoding ER membrane protein complex subunit 4 isoform X1, whose protein sequence is MGIVMATAANLVAKSGRRFKWAIEFGGGGSRSRADRGAPQDSMYPVGYSDKQVPDTSVQESDHILVEKRCWDIALGPLKQIPMNLFIMYMAGNTISIFPIMMVCMMAWRPIQALLATPATFKLLESSGQRFLQGLVYLIGNLLGLALAVYKCQSMGLLPTHASDWLAFIEPPERMEYTGGGLLL, encoded by the exons GGAATAGTAATGGCAACTGCAGCGAATCTGGTTGCAAAAAGTGGCCGCCGCTTTAAGTGGGCCATCGAGTTCGGGGGCGGTGGAAGCAG AAGTCGAGCTGACAGAGGTGCACCACAGGACAGTATGTACCCTGTAGGGTATTCTGACAAACAGGTTCCTGACACTAGCGTACAGGAGTCTGACCACATCCTAGTAGAGAAg CGTTGCTGGGACATTGCTCTTGGACCACTGAAACAGATCCCCATGAACCTGTTTATCATGTATATGGCTGGGAACACAATCTCCATCTTCCCCATTATGATGGTGTGTATGATGGCATGGAGACCCATACAAGCGCTGCTTGCTACACCAGCTA CCTTCAAGCTCCTGGAGAGTTCCGGTCAGCGCTTCCTGCAAGGGCTAGTTTATCTGATTGGAAACCTTTTGGGTCTCGCATTGGCTGTTTACAAGTGTCAGTCTATGGGACTTTTGCCCACCCATGCTTCTGATTGGCTTGCCTTCATTGAACCACCTGAG AGAATGGAATACACTGGCGGAGGCCTCTTATTGTGA